Proteins co-encoded in one Bacillus paramycoides genomic window:
- a CDS encoding aKG-HExxH-type peptide beta-hydroxylase produces MERIEDIFTITLEESKLKYEANEFLLALLDTYKELLSKHEIDFSDELKYHPSMAWSIYRDPDNVELLKENLAISEQDKSWFNSINDNEWVSRSLDILSESNSKDLNREIVLKMNVPTTEECELINRALSIIEEAWPEAYKQIKLLSKKVVVIGSNGDNFTSATGAYSFGAIFLKNKPGWNAMNFVDVLIHESGHQALMVKQTFGRMIENLTKKADSPLREDKRWLNGTLHATYVLWRVLKVFSKIKESEVVLSEEEKITMDNLEKEFILRLEKGVEILENEAEFSNLGKIFFDEIKQELSEFLLIYS; encoded by the coding sequence ATGGAAAGAATAGAAGATATATTTACTATTACTCTAGAAGAATCTAAATTGAAATATGAAGCAAATGAATTTTTATTAGCCCTTTTAGATACATATAAAGAATTATTAAGTAAGCATGAAATAGATTTTTCAGATGAGTTAAAATACCATCCATCTATGGCTTGGTCAATTTATCGTGATCCTGACAATGTTGAGCTTTTAAAAGAAAATCTTGCTATCTCAGAACAAGATAAGTCATGGTTTAATTCTATAAATGATAATGAGTGGGTTAGTCGTTCACTTGATATTTTATCTGAAAGTAATTCAAAAGATTTAAATAGAGAAATTGTGTTGAAAATGAATGTTCCAACTACAGAAGAATGTGAATTAATTAATAGAGCTTTAAGTATTATTGAAGAGGCTTGGCCAGAAGCTTATAAACAAATAAAATTATTATCAAAAAAGGTTGTTGTGATTGGTTCTAATGGTGATAATTTTACTTCGGCTACTGGAGCATATTCATTTGGGGCAATATTTTTGAAAAATAAACCAGGTTGGAATGCTATGAATTTTGTTGATGTTTTAATACATGAAAGTGGACATCAAGCATTAATGGTTAAACAAACATTTGGAAGAATGATTGAGAATTTAACTAAAAAAGCAGATTCTCCTTTAAGAGAAGATAAACGTTGGTTAAATGGTACGTTACATGCTACATATGTGTTATGGAGAGTTTTAAAAGTATTTTCTAAAATAAAAGAATCTGAAGTTGTTTTATCTGAAGAGGAAAAAATAACAATGGATAACTTGGAAAAAGAATTTATTTTGAGATTAGAAAAAGGTGTGGAGATTTTAGAAAACGAAGCTGAGTTTTCTAATTTAGGGAAAATCTTTTTTGATGAAATTAAACAAGAATTGAGCGAGTTTTTATTAATTTATTCTTAA
- a CDS encoding acyltransferase has product MNSFYSQEELSEIGFLSVGENVLISKKTSIYNPGAISVGNNVRIDDFCILSGKITIGSYSHIAAYTALYGGEMGIEMHDFANISSKTIVYAAIDDFSGNTLMGPTVPHQYKNVKAGKVILKKHAIVGAHSIIFPNVVIGEGAAVGAMSMVKESLDDWYVYVGVPVKKIKARKRKIVELENEFLKSINS; this is encoded by the coding sequence ATGAATAGTTTTTATAGTCAAGAAGAGTTGAGCGAAATTGGCTTTCTATCTGTCGGGGAAAATGTATTAATAAGTAAAAAAACCAGTATATATAATCCAGGTGCTATATCTGTTGGAAATAATGTAAGAATCGATGACTTTTGCATTTTAAGTGGCAAAATTACAATTGGAAGTTATTCGCATATAGCGGCATATACAGCGTTATATGGAGGAGAAATGGGGATTGAAATGCATGATTTTGCAAATATTTCATCAAAAACAATTGTATATGCAGCAATTGATGATTTTAGCGGAAATACATTAATGGGACCGACTGTTCCACATCAATATAAAAATGTGAAGGCTGGAAAAGTTATCTTAAAAAAGCATGCCATTGTTGGTGCGCATTCTATTATCTTTCCAAATGTAGTAATAGGAGAAGGAGCGGCAGTTGGCGCGATGAGTATGGTAAAAGAAAGTTTAGATGATTGGTATGTGTATGTCGGGGTGCCCGTAAAAAAAATAAAAGCTCGTAAAAGAAAGATAGTAGAATTAGAAAATGAATTTTTAAAAAGCATTAATTCCTGA
- a CDS encoding DUF2238 domain-containing protein, protein MIRDKSKMIHLFLLLIVTAVFIWSVIKPARYSSWAAEAIPAVLGLIIIIVIYNKFRFTTLSYIIIAILAIIMFIGGHYTYSKVPLFNWIKDVFDLNRNHYDRFGHLMKGLFTIVIREILLRKTQLTEGPWLVTICISVSLAIAALYEIIEWLAFKIAKGGTTAKDFLGMQGDIWDAQWDMSLALVGSILALLTLSTLYNRQLKKN, encoded by the coding sequence GTGATAAGAGACAAAAGTAAAATGATTCATCTATTTTTATTATTAATTGTTACTGCAGTTTTTATATGGTCTGTTATTAAGCCTGCAAGATACTCGTCATGGGCAGCGGAAGCTATTCCTGCCGTTCTCGGGCTAATCATTATAATTGTAATATACAATAAGTTTCGCTTTACTACTCTCTCTTATATCATTATTGCAATACTAGCCATCATAATGTTCATCGGCGGTCATTACACATACTCAAAGGTTCCTCTTTTTAATTGGATAAAAGATGTCTTTGATTTAAATCGAAATCACTATGATCGATTTGGACATTTGATGAAAGGCTTGTTTACAATTGTGATAAGAGAAATATTATTACGGAAAACTCAACTCACCGAAGGTCCTTGGTTAGTTACGATTTGTATAAGTGTTTCGCTTGCTATTGCTGCACTATACGAAATCATCGAATGGTTAGCTTTTAAAATAGCAAAGGGAGGAACAACAGCAAAAGACTTTTTAGGTATGCAAGGCGATATATGGGATGCACAATGGGACATGTCACTTGCCTTAGTAGGTTCGATTCTTGCGTTACTCACCCTTTCGACATTATATAACCGACAATTGAAAAAGAATTAA
- a CDS encoding ThiF family adenylyltransferase has protein sequence MKKQIEFPIVSSSIEPIKLSNGDIFLNSHMGRHMRIEKAESILECLLEKCDGTKNIQQIVNELRLENYDISEVEIEEILEAFSENGIVVECNKRKIPEWLSNEQYDRYFTLIDLFENFPDFKNNPWEAFEKIRNAKVGIIGMGGTGSLLAMMLGATGVGYLKLMDGDQIESSNLVRQIFYDENQIGEFKAEIIKKRINSFNRDVNVECINSYVENLEDVYSFADGLDFIFVEADEPRFILNRWVNEACIKLKIPYIGSFAQQIGPLFIPEETACFTCYEEYIRQNLDKNDYEDLIIGMQKKRGRKYPSVVSGITLSSHYQFLEWFSWLTGTYEPLTKNKVLTFKTGDIVRTEDVLKNEFCESCSI, from the coding sequence ATGAAAAAACAAATTGAATTCCCTATAGTATCATCGTCGATTGAGCCTATAAAACTGTCGAATGGAGATATATTTCTAAACAGCCATATGGGGCGTCATATGAGAATTGAAAAAGCAGAATCTATACTTGAATGTTTACTTGAAAAATGTGATGGCACTAAAAATATACAGCAAATTGTTAATGAATTAAGATTAGAAAATTATGATATATCAGAAGTAGAAATTGAGGAAATATTAGAGGCATTTTCTGAAAATGGAATTGTAGTTGAATGTAATAAAAGAAAGATTCCAGAATGGCTTTCTAATGAACAATATGATCGGTATTTTACCTTGATTGATTTGTTTGAAAATTTCCCGGATTTTAAAAATAATCCATGGGAAGCTTTTGAAAAAATTAGAAATGCCAAAGTTGGAATTATAGGTATGGGAGGAACAGGTAGCTTATTAGCAATGATGCTTGGAGCTACTGGTGTTGGTTATCTTAAATTAATGGACGGAGATCAAATTGAATCCTCTAATTTAGTTAGGCAGATTTTTTATGATGAAAATCAAATTGGTGAATTTAAAGCTGAAATTATTAAAAAGAGAATAAATTCATTTAATAGAGATGTTAATGTGGAATGTATTAATAGTTATGTTGAAAATTTAGAAGATGTTTATTCGTTTGCTGATGGTCTTGATTTTATTTTTGTAGAAGCTGATGAACCAAGATTTATATTGAATAGGTGGGTAAATGAAGCGTGTATAAAGTTAAAAATTCCTTATATAGGAAGCTTTGCTCAACAGATTGGTCCATTATTTATACCAGAAGAAACAGCTTGTTTTACATGCTATGAAGAATATATAAGACAAAATTTAGACAAAAATGATTATGAGGATTTAATTATTGGGATGCAAAAGAAACGAGGAAGAAAGTATCCTTCTGTTGTTTCAGGAATTACATTATCATCACATTATCAGTTTTTAGAATGGTTTTCTTGGTTAACAGGTACATATGAGCCTTTAACTAAAAATAAAGTTTTAACTTTTAAAACAGGTGATATTGTAAGAACAGAGGATGTTTTGAAAAATGAATTTTGTGAATCGTGTTCTATATAA
- a CDS encoding enoyl-CoA hydratase, with amino-acid sequence MKNERVVTCNKKGSIAVVTIQNPPVNTLSLEVVQQLVDVLEEIEIDNDISVVIITGSGEKAFVAGGNIKEFPDWMGKGEKYAEMKSLELQQPLNQLENLSKPTIAAVNGLALGGGCELALACDLRVIEEQVLIGLPEITLGLFPGAGGTQRLPRLIGEGKAKEMMFTGKSITAKEAKEIGLVNYITPRGEALNKAKEIARDISKFSLPALAYMKLAIREGATVPLQEGLEIEARYFGKVFQTEDVKEGVKAFIEKRMPYFTNK; translated from the coding sequence ATGAAGAATGAACGTGTAGTAACTTGTAATAAAAAAGGAAGTATTGCAGTCGTTACAATTCAAAACCCACCAGTCAACACTTTAAGTTTAGAAGTAGTTCAACAATTAGTAGATGTATTAGAGGAAATAGAAATTGATAATGATATTTCAGTCGTAATTATAACTGGAAGTGGAGAAAAGGCTTTTGTGGCAGGAGGGAATATAAAAGAATTTCCAGATTGGATGGGCAAAGGTGAAAAATATGCCGAGATGAAATCATTAGAATTGCAACAGCCACTTAATCAACTAGAGAATCTGTCTAAACCGACTATAGCTGCTGTTAATGGGTTAGCACTAGGTGGCGGATGTGAATTAGCACTTGCTTGTGACTTAAGGGTAATAGAAGAACAAGTTTTAATTGGATTACCAGAAATTACGTTAGGTTTATTTCCTGGTGCTGGAGGAACCCAACGCTTACCTAGATTAATTGGAGAAGGGAAAGCAAAAGAGATGATGTTCACCGGGAAATCGATTACAGCAAAAGAAGCAAAAGAAATAGGTTTAGTTAACTACATTACACCTCGAGGAGAGGCGTTAAATAAAGCAAAAGAGATTGCAAGGGATATAAGTAAATTTTCTCTTCCAGCTCTCGCCTATATGAAGTTGGCAATTCGCGAAGGTGCAACAGTACCTTTACAAGAAGGGCTTGAGATTGAAGCGCGTTACTTTGGAAAAGTATTTCAAACAGAAGATGTGAAGGAGGGGGTAAAGGCATTTATTGAAAAAAGAATGCCGTATTTTACAAATAAATAG
- a CDS encoding aminotransferase class I/II-fold pyridoxal phosphate-dependent enzyme encodes MENIPFLRASTVPVIEYLDELKEIDTSHIYTNYGPINQRFEDTIMSEFFQNRGAVTTVANATLGLMAVIQLKKRKKGKYALMPSFTFPATPLAAIWCGLEPYFIDISLDDWCMDKTVLLDKIDELKEEVAVVVPYATFGSWMELKDYEELEKKGVPVVVDAAPGFGLMHEGIHYGQNFSGMIVYSFHATKPFGIGEGGMIYSYNEEEINQIKRIGNFGFDHNRECMMMGFNCKMTEYAAAIGIATINKWNQKMQERNRISEWYKQLLQSTGLMKKGWQVQKTEAAIHQFMPILCPEKINNMQVIEVLKKQKIEARSYFSPSCHQQDFFKNYKSTDLTNTNKIAKRIISLPLWEGMTKEIVEQIIMCLMQKVVSTDE; translated from the coding sequence ATGGAGAATATTCCTTTTTTACGTGCTTCAACTGTACCTGTAATAGAGTATTTGGACGAATTGAAGGAAATTGATACATCTCACATATATACAAATTATGGACCTATAAATCAACGTTTTGAAGATACGATTATGTCGGAATTTTTTCAGAACAGGGGAGCTGTTACAACAGTAGCAAACGCAACGCTAGGGTTAATGGCGGTAATTCAACTTAAGAAAAGAAAAAAAGGAAAATATGCTCTTATGCCTAGTTTTACATTCCCTGCTACTCCGTTGGCAGCTATTTGGTGTGGCTTGGAGCCTTATTTTATTGATATTTCATTAGATGATTGGTGTATGGATAAAACGGTACTTTTGGATAAGATTGATGAATTAAAAGAAGAGGTTGCTGTTGTTGTTCCATACGCAACATTCGGATCATGGATGGAATTGAAAGATTATGAAGAATTAGAGAAAAAGGGTGTTCCGGTTGTTGTTGATGCGGCACCAGGGTTTGGATTAATGCATGAGGGTATACATTACGGTCAGAATTTTAGTGGTATGATTGTATATAGCTTTCATGCAACAAAGCCTTTTGGAATTGGTGAAGGTGGTATGATATATAGCTATAATGAGGAAGAGATAAATCAAATTAAAAGAATTGGGAATTTTGGATTTGATCATAATCGTGAATGTATGATGATGGGGTTTAATTGTAAAATGACTGAATATGCAGCAGCTATTGGGATTGCAACGATAAATAAATGGAATCAAAAAATGCAAGAACGAAATCGTATCTCTGAATGGTATAAACAGTTATTACAAAGTACGGGATTAATGAAAAAAGGTTGGCAAGTTCAAAAGACAGAAGCAGCTATTCATCAATTTATGCCTATTCTCTGTCCAGAAAAAATTAACAATATGCAAGTAATAGAAGTGTTGAAAAAGCAAAAGATAGAAGCTAGATCATATTTTTCACCATCTTGTCACCAACAAGATTTCTTTAAAAACTACAAGTCTACAGATTTAACAAATACAAATAAAATAGCAAAACGAATAATTAGTCTACCTTTATGGGAAGGAATGACGAAAGAAATCGTGGAGCAAATTATAATGTGTTTAATGCAGAAGGTGGTGTCCACAGATGAATAG
- a CDS encoding glycosyltransferase — MENGTNEKEINQTPLVSVLIPTYNRPHYFEKALCSVLEQTYPNIEIIIGDDSTNDETEKVLQKYLYDHSNIIYIKNRSTLGQFENSLMLFHKAKGEYINFLMDDDLFHVNKIEKMMKYFLNDLDNEIKLVTSHRQVMDAEGNLLPDVYSTMRLFYTDTIIDGPQLGNMVIMNQKNYIGEPTTVLFRKSDLTEPYGVFDKRRYLCNVDVASWLSLLSKGKAVYIAETLSYFRLHSNQQLNESNKMMDGLEDFSHSIIIAGEKYGFLSSEEELDKAITNFLDYARRIVPSPILYSLDYYQQIKLKKINIEKKKQRMNINSHLPKVSILIPAYNRPHYLELALKSALNQTYENIEIIISDDSTNDEVKAMIQPYLKEYECITYVKNENPLVAENFNQCIELATGEYINFLLDDDLFHHEKIERMMKYFFELENIAFVTSYRELIDENGEILPPSTLNVKIATETTIFEGETLGNYMLKNLKNVVGEPTTVLFNRNFFGGKFGYFKGKAYSSINDIATWLDMMRKGKVVYIQEPLSYFRQHSGQNQKQMHFILMTIEEWIELITDAHNSGFLNAEQDYKESLSYCLENAGFILKDAVRSGELNQIYNEKIKSGLNKLVTHIFEKDICYCQYCNQQFEKFSPWPANYDFLKYQFEMWNKDTGICPVCYSMDRDRLYRAYIETETDLLSRNYTMLHIAPEVKVRGWLNQFKNITYICGDLEPKDSLMEEIDITRIAYENNTFDVILCSHVLEHVPDDEKAMRELYRVLKPNGWGIIQVPIVMNVDFIIEDKSIVTPLLRKIAFGQEDHVRIYNRSGFIQRLTDAGFKVELYNIAEKQGIEIARKFGLSETDMLYIVRK, encoded by the coding sequence ATGGAAAATGGTACAAATGAAAAGGAAATAAATCAAACGCCTTTAGTAAGTGTATTAATTCCTACGTATAATCGTCCACACTACTTTGAAAAAGCTTTATGTAGTGTATTAGAACAAACATATCCTAATATAGAAATTATAATAGGGGATGATAGTACAAACGACGAAACAGAGAAAGTGTTACAAAAGTACTTGTATGATCATTCAAATATTATTTATATAAAGAATAGGTCAACTCTTGGACAATTTGAGAACTCACTTATGTTATTTCATAAAGCGAAAGGTGAGTATATAAACTTCTTAATGGATGATGATTTATTTCATGTAAATAAAATTGAAAAAATGATGAAATACTTTTTAAATGACCTAGATAATGAAATTAAGCTTGTAACATCCCATCGCCAAGTAATGGATGCAGAAGGAAACCTATTGCCAGATGTTTATTCAACGATGCGTTTATTTTATACAGATACGATTATAGATGGGCCACAATTAGGAAATATGGTGATTATGAATCAAAAGAATTATATAGGAGAACCGACAACGGTTTTATTTCGTAAAAGTGATTTAACAGAACCGTATGGTGTGTTTGATAAAAGGCGGTATCTTTGCAACGTAGATGTAGCTTCATGGTTATCCTTACTGAGTAAAGGGAAAGCAGTATATATAGCGGAGACCCTCAGTTACTTTCGATTACATTCAAATCAGCAGTTAAATGAATCTAATAAAATGATGGATGGGTTAGAAGATTTTTCGCATAGTATTATTATAGCTGGAGAAAAATATGGTTTCTTATCTTCCGAAGAGGAGTTAGACAAAGCTATTACTAATTTTCTAGACTATGCAAGAAGAATTGTTCCATCACCCATACTATATTCATTGGACTATTATCAACAAATCAAGCTAAAGAAAATAAATATAGAAAAGAAAAAACAGCGTATGAATATCAACTCGCACCTTCCAAAAGTCAGTATACTAATTCCTGCCTACAATAGACCTCATTACTTAGAATTAGCTCTCAAAAGTGCTTTGAATCAAACCTATGAAAATATTGAAATTATTATTTCTGACGATAGTACAAATGATGAAGTAAAAGCAATGATCCAACCATACTTAAAAGAATATGAGTGTATAACATATGTTAAAAATGAAAATCCATTGGTGGCTGAAAATTTTAATCAATGTATAGAGCTTGCTACTGGTGAATATATAAATTTTTTATTAGATGATGATTTATTTCATCATGAAAAGATTGAGAGAATGATGAAATACTTTTTTGAATTAGAAAACATTGCATTTGTGACGTCGTACCGTGAACTGATTGATGAGAATGGAGAGATATTACCACCCTCAACATTGAATGTGAAAATTGCCACAGAAACTACAATTTTTGAAGGGGAAACACTAGGGAATTATATGTTGAAAAACTTGAAAAACGTAGTTGGAGAACCGACAACGGTTTTGTTTAATCGCAATTTTTTTGGAGGGAAATTTGGTTATTTTAAGGGAAAAGCGTATTCTTCCATTAATGACATTGCAACTTGGTTAGATATGATGAGGAAAGGGAAAGTAGTTTATATACAGGAACCTCTTAGCTACTTTAGACAACATAGTGGACAAAATCAAAAACAAATGCACTTTATATTAATGACAATTGAAGAATGGATTGAATTAATTACAGATGCACATAATAGTGGTTTTTTAAATGCTGAACAAGATTATAAAGAGAGCTTATCTTATTGTTTGGAGAATGCAGGATTTATACTGAAGGATGCAGTAAGAAGTGGAGAACTAAATCAAATTTATAATGAAAAGATAAAAAGCGGGTTAAATAAACTAGTTACTCATATATTCGAGAAAGATATTTGTTATTGCCAATATTGCAATCAACAATTTGAAAAATTTTCCCCTTGGCCAGCAAATTATGATTTTCTAAAATATCAATTTGAGATGTGGAATAAAGATACAGGTATCTGTCCAGTTTGCTATTCGATGGATCGTGACAGGTTGTATCGTGCGTACATTGAAACAGAAACCGATTTGTTAAGTAGAAATTATACTATGCTGCATATTGCACCTGAAGTGAAGGTAAGAGGATGGCTTAACCAATTTAAAAACATTACTTATATATGTGGGGATTTAGAACCAAAGGATTCTTTAATGGAGGAAATTGATATTACGAGAATTGCATACGAAAATAATACCTTTGATGTTATTTTATGTAGTCATGTATTAGAACACGTGCCTGACGATGAAAAAGCAATGCGAGAATTATATAGGGTACTAAAGCCAAATGGATGGGGAATTATTCAGGTGCCAATAGTAATGAATGTAGATTTTATTATAGAGGATAAATCTATTGTAACCCCATTATTGAGAAAAATAGCCTTTGGTCAAGAAGATCATGTAAGGATTTATAATCGATCGGGATTTATTCAACGATTAACAGATGCGGGCTTTAAAGTGGAATTGTATAACATAGCTGAGAAACAAGGAATAGAAATTGCTAGGAAATTCGGATTATCTGAAACGGATATGCTTTATATTGTCCGAAAATGA
- a CDS encoding MFS transporter has product MNLFKYLKQTFHFPGFQSFLYSGFLTSIANWNYVVAMTALIYQQFGTTGVAIFGLTRQIPYILFSPISGYIIDRFPRKKIIIFINLLNVLSMTMLIIFSFLKINSLYVFLLVSLIQVFVGTIDYPIRLTIGKKLVDKDSLLAMNTLTTSLGTISLMIAPIIGGVLVGLNNLFWAFLINVLVYLICLVLVCFIPKSINQNFDGLLQTDQKVKISDSLNNIVEGFKFILFNKKIFSVSIILCFIHIVVGSVFVFVPYLADITGQAGSGTGYYLAINGLGCVIGTLLGGHFGKKNLTFIIWISVLGSFIACIICGGINHVFVAYLAVLFIGIFTMLPEAPIMTIIQEETPDNASGRVFAAIDVLIIGGMGIGSFLVGWLFANTTFMFTLFVIGILPVIVSLLMNKFLYVKNDQVNNSSITEA; this is encoded by the coding sequence ATGAATTTATTTAAGTATTTGAAGCAAACGTTTCATTTTCCTGGTTTTCAAAGTTTTTTATATTCCGGTTTCTTAACAAGTATTGCGAATTGGAATTATGTAGTTGCAATGACCGCTTTGATTTATCAGCAATTTGGAACTACAGGAGTTGCGATATTTGGTCTTACAAGACAAATTCCATATATACTTTTTTCACCTATATCTGGTTATATAATTGATAGATTTCCGAGGAAAAAAATAATTATTTTTATAAATCTTTTAAATGTACTATCTATGACAATGCTTATTATATTTTCTTTCTTAAAAATTAATTCTTTATATGTGTTTCTTCTAGTTTCCTTAATTCAGGTGTTTGTAGGAACTATAGATTACCCTATTAGATTGACTATTGGTAAAAAATTAGTTGATAAGGATTCATTATTAGCAATGAATACACTTACGACTTCATTAGGCACAATTTCTCTTATGATAGCCCCTATTATTGGAGGCGTATTGGTTGGTTTAAACAATTTATTTTGGGCGTTTTTAATTAATGTTCTAGTATATTTAATTTGTTTAGTTTTAGTGTGTTTTATACCAAAATCTATCAATCAAAATTTTGATGGATTGTTGCAAACTGATCAAAAGGTTAAAATTTCAGATTCTCTAAATAATATTGTAGAAGGTTTTAAATTTATTTTATTCAATAAAAAGATTTTTTCTGTCTCTATTATTTTATGCTTTATTCATATAGTTGTAGGATCAGTCTTTGTTTTTGTACCATATCTTGCTGATATAACTGGACAAGCAGGTTCAGGTACGGGATATTATTTAGCGATTAATGGATTAGGTTGTGTTATCGGAACTTTATTAGGTGGACACTTTGGTAAGAAAAATCTTACTTTTATAATTTGGATAAGCGTATTAGGTTCTTTTATTGCTTGTATTATTTGTGGTGGAATAAATCATGTTTTCGTGGCATATTTAGCAGTTTTATTTATAGGTATTTTTACTATGTTGCCGGAAGCACCTATTATGACTATTATTCAGGAAGAAACTCCTGACAATGCTTCGGGAAGAGTATTTGCAGCTATTGATGTTTTAATTATAGGTGGTATGGGAATAGGTTCATTTTTAGTTGGTTGGTTATTTGCTAATACAACATTTATGTTTACTTTGTTTGTTATTGGTATTTTGCCAGTTATTGTTTCACTACTTATGAATAAATTTTTATATGTTAAAAACGATCAAGTAAATAATAGCTCTATTACAGAAGCATGA
- the bla gene encoding class A beta-lactamase Bla1 has product MMILKNKRMLKIGICVGILGLSITSLHAFTGGVFQVEAKEKTAPVKHNNHGTYKEFSQLEKKYDARLGVYAIDAGTNETISYRPNERFAFASTYKALAAGVLLQQNSTEKLNEVITYTKEDLVDYSPVTEKHVDTGMTLGEIAEAAVRYSDNTAGNILFHKIGGPKGYEKALRQMGDRVTMSDRFETELNEAIPGDIRDTSTAKAIATNLKAFTVGNALPDDKRKVLTNWMKGNATGDKLIRAGVPTDWEVADKSGAGSYGTRNDIAIVWPPNRAPIIIAILSSKDEKEATYDNQLIAEAAEVVVNALR; this is encoded by the coding sequence ATGATGATTTTGAAAAACAAGAGGATGCTAAAGATAGGAATATGCGTTGGTATATTAGGTTTAAGTATTACAAGTCTACATGCTTTTACAGGAGGGGTGTTCCAAGTTGAAGCGAAAGAAAAGACAGCACCAGTTAAACATAATAATCATGGGACGTATAAAGAATTCTCTCAACTTGAGAAAAAATATGATGCTCGATTAGGTGTGTATGCTATTGATGCTGGTACAAATGAAACAATCTCTTATCGACCTAATGAAAGGTTTGCTTTTGCATCAACCTACAAGGCGTTAGCGGCAGGGGTATTACTACAGCAAAACTCTACTGAGAAATTAAATGAAGTTATTACTTATACGAAAGAAGACTTAGTGGATTATTCACCTGTTACCGAAAAACATGTAGACACTGGAATGACGCTAGGAGAAATTGCTGAGGCTGCTGTTCGTTACAGTGATAATACTGCGGGAAACATTTTATTTCATAAAATAGGCGGACCGAAAGGATATGAAAAAGCACTTAGACAGATGGGGGATCGGGTTACTATGTCTGATCGCTTTGAAACAGAATTAAACGAGGCAATTCCAGGAGACATTCGTGACACTAGTACAGCGAAAGCAATTGCTACAAATCTTAAAGCTTTTACGGTTGGAAATGCACTTCCAGATGATAAACGTAAAGTACTTACAAATTGGATGAAAGGGAATGCAACTGGGGACAAACTTATTCGTGCTGGCGTACCAACTGACTGGGAAGTTGCAGATAAATCAGGAGCTGGAAGTTATGGGACACGAAATGATATTGCTATCGTTTGGCCACCAAATAGAGCACCAATTATTATCGCAATTTTATCCAGTAAAGATGAGAAAGAAGCTACCTATGATAATCAACTTATTGCAGAGGCGGCTGAAGTTGTCGTTAATGCTCTTAGGTGA